The following coding sequences lie in one Panicum virgatum strain AP13 chromosome 6N, P.virgatum_v5, whole genome shotgun sequence genomic window:
- the LOC120678020 gene encoding uncharacterized protein LOC120678020 produces the protein MTNTNTQDPPINDFLRDDMLLKVTASHPWYVNIELGTRHNIATPYHPQTSGQAETSNKQIKNILQKTVNEMGRGWKLKLPDALWAYRTAYKTPIGMSPYQLVYRKTCHLPVELEHRAHWAIRKWNMDLKITREYRKRQILELEKWRDKAYHSASIYKERTKRWHDKKLKPKNFNPGDKVLLFNSRVKLFGHGKLRSQWQGPYHVSDTSPHGAITIQDDDGNAYEKSAPEAAQGATSTRTSDAQRKNAATSPSPKKARSQSSPAKPKDDVTSEGPTIADLTVMVQQLRLENRRLENQLAERKIDVGELRDDLRLLRRGLSAKMKRLFEATGHKDLY, from the exons ATGACCAATACGAATACTCAAGACCCGCCGATAAATGATTTCCTACGGGACGATATGCTTCTCAAAGTAAcagcttcgcacccctggtatgTGAATATC gaactagggacaaggcacaacattGCGACTCcatatcaccctcagaccagcggtcaagcagaaacatctaacaagcaaattaagaatattctgcagaagaccgtgaatgagatggggaggggatggaagctgaaattaccggatgcactgtgggcataccgtacagcatacaagacacccattggaatgtcaccctatcagcttgtctacaggaaaacttgccacttacccgTAGAGCTAGAGCATAGAGCGCATTGGGCTATCCggaagtggaacatggatcttaaaataACCAGAGAATACCGAAAGCGTCAAATCTTAGAATTGGAAAAATGGAGAgacaaagcttatcatagtgcctcaatttacaaagaaagaaccaagagatggcacgataagaaattgaagcctaagaacttcaatcccggagacaaggtattactctttaattctagggtcaagttatttggtcatggGAAACTACGAAGCCAATGGCAAGGACCGTATCACGTCAGCGACACATCACcacatggagccatcacgatacaagatgacgatggtaacgCCTATGAG AAGAGCGCTCCAGAGGCTGCACAGGGGGCAACCTCAACACGGACTTCAGACGCTCAGAGGAAGAACGCTGCCACCAGTCCTTCGCCAAAGAAGGCCAGATCTCAGTCGTCGCCTGCAAAGCCCAAGGACGACGTGACTTCAGAGGGACCCACCATCGCCGACCTCACCGTGATGGTCCAGCAGCTACGCCTGGAGAATAGGCGTCTCGAGAACCAGCTTGCGGAGAGGAAGATCGATGTGGGAGAGCTTCGGGATGACTTACGTCTTCTGCGGAGAGGGTTGAGCGCAAAGATGAAGCGCTTGTTTGAGGCTACGGGTCACAAGGACCTCTATTAG
- the LOC120678829 gene encoding probable galactinol--sucrose galactosyltransferase 1 yields the protein MLELGRAISVTCTEQPVVYTVSLLEGSFCAVLQGNANDELEICLESGDPDVESFKGTHLVFIGAGWDPFEVITNSMKAVERHLQTFCHMEKEKMPDIQNWFGWCTWDAFYTNVLLKE from the exons ATGCTCGAGCTCGGCAGGGCAATCTCAGTCACATGCACCGAGCAACCTGTGGTGTACACTGTCTCCCTCCTGGAGGGCTCATTCTGTGCTGTTCTTCAGGGGAATGCTAATGATGAGCTGGAGATCTGCTTGGAGAGTG GTGATCCAGATGTGGAATCCTTTAAAGGCACCCATCTTGTTTTCATCGGTGCTGGATGGGATCCATTTGAAGTTATCACAAATTCAATGAA AGCTGTTGAGAGGCACTTGCAGACGTTTTGTCAcatggaaaaggaaaag ATGCCAGACATTCAAAACTGGTTTGGTTGGTGCACATGGGATGCATTTTACACCAACGTACTGCTGAAGGAGTGA